A stretch of the Lolium perenne isolate Kyuss_39 chromosome 3, Kyuss_2.0, whole genome shotgun sequence genome encodes the following:
- the LOC127342621 gene encoding uncharacterized protein isoform X3: MVITGMKYSGGLLPEFGVSSCDGVHGKLMFMESGIQRADTLDFQCQYKKLTMVFSYAWSSFETLQKRSSISKTGMSRAESKEFEKISVDWW; encoded by the exons ATGGTGATAACAGGCAT GAAATACAGTGGAGGGTTGCTGCCAGAGTTTGGCGTGAGTTCTTGTGATGGCGTG CACGGGAAATTGATGTTCATGGAATCGGGGATTCAGAGAGCCGATACTTTAG ATTTTCAGTGTCAGTATAAAAAACTGACAATGGTTTTTAGCTATGCATGGAGTAGCTTTGAAACTCTCCAAAAAAGGAGTAGCATTAGCAAGACAGGCATGAGCAGGGCTGAAAGCAAG GAATTTGAGAAGATCTCTGTAGATTGGTGGTGA
- the LOC127342621 gene encoding uncharacterized protein isoform X1, whose amino-acid sequence MPHTSRPHSRISSSLMNLDVRAALVWEAAWPRQKDQTESSVEGSKKEGTIFRVDYCCSGLITTSTKLCSLLSSRSGAVHAQDGLDGAAATGHNYLSTEGTKVHGLMKRAFFYAWYRHLVIPAVCAPQLNVGVDAGAFPRVHLSSDGHLANDLP is encoded by the exons ATGCCGCATACCTCGAGGCCACACTCGAGAATCTCGAGTTCTCTAAT GAACTTGGATGTAAGGGCGGCCCTGGTGTGGGAGGCGGCGTGGCCTCGGCAGAAGGACCAGACGGAGTCCAGTGTGGAAGGGAGCAAGAAGGAAGGGACAATTTTTCGGGTCGATTATTGTTGTTCTGGGTTGATTACCACATCAACTAAGTTGTGTTCTCTTTTAAGCTCTCGATCTGGAGCTGTACATGCCCAGGATGGTCTTGACGGCGCTGCTGCTACTG GGCACAATTATTTGAGCACGGAAGGAACAAAGGTGCATGGTCTCATGAAGAGGGCATTCTTTTAT GCTTGGTACAGACATCTCGTCATCCCTGCTGTCTGCGCTCCTCAACTGAATGTCGGCGTGGACGCCGGCGCATTCCCGAGGGTGCATTTGAGCAGCGACGGTCATCTTGCTAATGATCTACCATGA
- the LOC127342621 gene encoding uncharacterized protein isoform X2 yields MPHTSRPHSRISSSLMNLDVRAALVWEAAWPRQKDQTESSVEGSKKEGTIFRVDYCCSGLITTSTKLCSLLSSRSGAVHAQDGLDGAAATGHNYLSTEGTKVHGLMKRAFFYVRLGTDISSSLLSALLN; encoded by the exons ATGCCGCATACCTCGAGGCCACACTCGAGAATCTCGAGTTCTCTAAT GAACTTGGATGTAAGGGCGGCCCTGGTGTGGGAGGCGGCGTGGCCTCGGCAGAAGGACCAGACGGAGTCCAGTGTGGAAGGGAGCAAGAAGGAAGGGACAATTTTTCGGGTCGATTATTGTTGTTCTGGGTTGATTACCACATCAACTAAGTTGTGTTCTCTTTTAAGCTCTCGATCTGGAGCTGTACATGCCCAGGATGGTCTTGACGGCGCTGCTGCTACTG GGCACAATTATTTGAGCACGGAAGGAACAAAGGTGCATGGTCTCATGAAGAGGGCATTCTTTTATGTGAG GCTTGGTACAGACATCTCGTCATCCCTGCTGTCTGCGCTCCTCAACTGA
- the LOC139838010 gene encoding uncharacterized protein → MSAAASTTSSSDALTSGTLSTTVMPAASPASLAVNVASVKTHVPVVLDLKASNYSKWRMLIGVLLGRYELTGHIANDTPAADRTAEWTRLDFTIRSWLYGSISEEILDIIMAEGQTAFQAYALIRNLFLDNQMTRAVYLEAEFRAITQGDLSITAYCHRLKSLSDALRDVGQPVTDQTLVLNCLRGLNPRFADVTTLVTMQVPVPSFLQTRSLLLLRETQLAHTFQPSPQVALYGNATGSGSSAGGEQGGARNFGGGSGNGRFQRKKKNGNSGDRGGSSTGDSRSNPSASLGPWICFNPYTGQAQQMQPTWRPAGGSALSDAPGLLGPRPTGSPSHRPSTWVPPGQQAFTTQLAPLHGQAFSTAPPPPGTTYGTPYSYNVHAPNVPAWDCSALVAALNSTAGSFNGSNWTMDSDPDNGTEFVNSTLVEFLTRHGIHLRMSCPYTSSQNGKAERALRTLNDITRTLLFQAHMPPPYWAEALAAATYLLNRRPCQPLGFRVPYSILHQQPASYSDLRVFGCLCYPNQSATASHKLSPRSTACVFLGYPSSHRGYRCLDLVSRRIIISRHVVFDET, encoded by the exons ATGAGCGCTGCAGCCAGCACCACGTCCTCCTCCGACGCCCTGACCTCCGGCACCCTCTCCACCACCGTGATGCCCGCCGCCTCACCGGCCAGCCTCGCGGTCAATGTTGCCAGCGTGAAAACGCACGTCCCCGTCGTCCTCGACCTCAAGGCATCCAACTACTCCAAGTGGCGCATGCTCATCGGCGTCCTCCTCGGCCGGTACGAGCTCACCGGGCACATCGCCAACGACACCCCGGCCGCCGACCGCACCGCCGAGTGGACTCGCCTGGACTTCACCATCCGCTCGTGGCTCTACGGCTCCATCAGCGAGGAAATCCTCGACATCATCATGGCGGAGGGCCAGACGGCGTTCCAGGCCTACGCGCTCATCCGCAACCTCTTCCTCGACAACCAGATGACCCGCGCCGTCTACCTCGAGGCGGAGTTCCGGGCCATCACCCAAGGCGACCTCTCCATCACCGCCTACTGCCACCGCCTCAAATCCCTCTCGGACGCGTTGCGTGACGTTGGCCAGCCGGTGACCGACCAGACGCTGGTTCTCAATTGTCTCCGCGGGCTGAACCCTCGCTTCGCCGATGTCACGACCCTCGTCACTATGCAGGTGCCCGTCCCCTCCTTCCTGCAGACACGGTCGCTCCTTCTCCTTCGCGAGACCCAGCTCGCCCACACCTTCCAGCCCTCGCCGCAAGTCGCGCTGTACGGGAACGCCACCGGGTCTGGTTCGTCCGCTGGTGGTGAGCAGGGCGGCGCTCGCAACTTCGGGGGAGGCAGCGGCAATGGTCGCttccagaggaagaagaagaacggaAACTCCGGTGATCGCGGCGGTTCCAGCACGGGCGACTCGCGCAGCAACCCGTCCGCCTCGCTTGGTCCCTGGATTTGCTTCAACCCGTACACAGGTCAGGCCCAGCAGATGCAGCCGACCTGGCGTCCCGCAGGAGGTTCCGCTCTCTCTGACGCCCCTGGCCTCCTTGGACCGCGCCCAACTGGGTCGCCGTCGCATCGCCCGTCTACTTGGGTTCCGCCTGGCCAGCAGGCATTCACAACCCAACTCGCCCCGCTGCATGGCCAGGCGTTCAGCACTGCTCCTCCGCCTCCAGGGACTACGTACGGGACTCCGTACAGCTACAACGTCCACGCCCCCAACGTACCTGCATGGGATTGCTCTGCCCTGGTGGCAGCACTGAACAGCACTGCCGGCTCCTTCAACGGCAGCAACTGGACTATGGATTCTGACCCTG ACAATGGCACCGAATTCGTCAACTCTACTCTAGTCGAGTTTCTCACTCGTCACGGCATCCACCTCCGCATGTCGTGCCCCTACACTTCTTCACAAAACGGCAAGGCCGAGCGCGCCTTGCGCACGCTGAACGACATCACTCGTACACTCCTATTTCAGGCACACATGCCCCCTCCCTACTGGGCCGAGGCGCTCGCCGCCGCTACCTACCTCCTTAATCGTCGGCCATGCCAGCCACTCGGTTTTCGTGTTCCATACAGCATTCTTCACCAACAACCTGCATCCTACTCTGACCTTCGGGTCTTCGGCTGCCTATGCTATCCAAACCAATCCGCTACGGCTTCGCATAAGCTTTCTCCTCGGTCTACCGCCTGCGTTTTCTTGGGATACCCCTCTTCTCATCGTGGCTACCGGTGTCTCGATCTTGTCTCTCGTCGAATTATCATTTCTCGTCATGTTGTTTTCGACGAGACTTAA